The following DNA comes from Epinephelus moara isolate mb chromosome 2, YSFRI_EMoa_1.0, whole genome shotgun sequence.
agacagacagaaatgatCCAGTTGTCATATTGATCTGCAGAGCTCGCAACATTCCTTCTCCCACTCTGAAACTTTGATTGAAAACCTCTGAATTTGTGGATTCATGGGACATGAAGTCAAGAACACTGCCCACTGGCTTGTTGGAGGTCACCCTAAATTAAAGCATATATTCTGATACTGAAAACTAGATTGTAAACCTTGACCACATGTAAGAGCTCACACAAGAATCTCACAAATCACTCCATATGAAGCACGACACAGCCCGATATGTTTAGTCTTTTGACCTTTTCAGGCCCTGGTTATACCTCTAAGTACTGACCAAACTCCATGTCAGTTCCTAAAATGGCATTCCTCTTTAACCAGCATTGTTGAGGTTCGGTTTATTATAACAAGCCTGGTGGGTGACttgagggtgaagaggaagagatgagCTGGTGGGTGTGTGGAGTGATGAAGCCAAGCGGAGAGACAGATGGGGCTGGTGGACAATTAAGCAAACACAGAACTCATTTTTCAGTGAAGACTTCCAGACAGCTTGGCAAACACGCTGGGATTTCAGTGATTGATGCATTAATTAATAAAGTTATACCTCTCCTTATATGAATATTTCTTATGTATTTGTGCTCAGTCCAGATTAGCATGATCCTCAATCTGCATTTATTCTCCCAGAGGAGCAGCAACAGTTAGAGGGGGGGGTTCCCTCGAATCCTATTCCCTCCATCTTATGCCCTTTTACCGTCATCCTTCCCGTCATCATTTGATTACGAAGATTACTTAGATACACACGCAGCAGACAACCTCCCTGTTGCTCCCTGACTCCTCGGGGTACTGTGGAGGAGGTGCTCCTTTCTTCATCTTTCACCAGAGCTCGACTGGTTATTGAGCATCAAGGACCGGCTCTGCCACTTCACGAGTTTCTCccgctgctgctactgctgctgccgctCTCCAACGACACAACAGAGACCAAGAAAAGTTAAGAGGTTTGAGAGATCCATCTCAAGTTAAAGGTAAAGGCATCAGCAAAGATTTCTTTTTACACTATTGTGTTATTTCTACTTTTAGAGGAGCAGACTAATGATTTTACATGTTTTGGTACTTTTATTACAAGCTGCTTTTACTTTATATTGAAGCTAAGCATTATATTGTTGTGTTTCACTTTTTCCAGGCAATTATGAGACACTTGAGTTGTGTAATAATATAGTGTGCATTTATCTTTTGCCAAAGTTTACATTACTGCTACAAGGAAATGCAGCGTAATCATTTTTAATCACTTAAACATTGcattaaaccaaaaaatgaatGCGGACTTTATGTTTACTGCTGTGAATCATCTATCTGTAGTAACAGGTGTTCATAATGCACATGaatgaaaagaaagcaacagTTGCCTGGAATTAAAATGgaggctttaaaaaaatgtccacatAATGTCAGCAGAAATGTGAAGTCTACATAATGTGTAATTAAGTGAGATAAAACACAGGATTAGTCCACTAATGGTCTGTTGTTCTCTCTCCTCAGCTACCTGTTGAGTCTTGATTTCACATTTTGCTGTGCCTGCACTCAGCTGAGGTTGGCATGCCCTGGACCAGACCTCAGGTGGACCTTCATGCCGCTGGAGCAGAGGCCATGGACCAATACAACATAGACGACCACCACTTCGAAGGCTCCCTGTTCCCCACCTCCACTCTCATCCCCGTAACTGTCATCTGcatcctcatcttcatcatcgGCGTGACAGGCAACACCATGACCATCCTCATCATCCAGCACTTCAAGGACATGAAGACCACCACCAACCTCTACCTGTCCAGCATGGCCGTGTCTGACCTCATCATCTTCATCTGCCTGCCCTTCGACCTCTACCGCCTGTGGAAGTACGTGCCATGGCTGTTCGGGGAGGTGGTGTGCCGCTTCTATCACTACATCTTTGAGGGCTGCACCTCGGCCACCATCCTTCACATCACGGCCCTGAGCATCGAGCGCTACCTGGCCATCAGCTTCCCCCTCAGGAGCAAGGTGATGGTGACCAGACGCAGGGTCCAGTACATCATCATCGCCCTGTGGGGTTTTGCCTTGGTTTCTGCTGCTCCCACACTCTTCCTGGTTGGGGTGGAGTATGACAATGACACTCACCCGGACTACAGTACAGGGCAGTGTAAGCACACCAACTACGCCATCAGTTCTGGGCAGCTGCACATCATGCTCTGGGTGTCCACAACCTACTTTTTCTGCCCGATGCTCTGCCTCATCTTCCTCTACGGCTCCATTGGGTGCAAGCTGTGGAAAAGCAAGAATGACCTGCAGGGCCCCTGTGCTCTGGCCCGTGAAAGGTCACACAGGCAAACAGTTAAGATCCTGGGTGAGTGTAAACAGATCCGTGTTTCTTTCATGCTTTCTAAAACCTCTGCTTTTCATTGCcaggaaataaaaaaggcagacaatttagagtcaggAGTGACAGCTTTTAAAACCATCTTTGGTGGAAGAAAACTCAAACCAGAAATCTGTTTCACACAGGCAATCTTCCTTTCAATGTTGCTGAAGCAAAAACAGGCTGACAGATGACTGCAGAATGTAGGATTTCTTGTTTCCTGCATTTggtctgttgtgtgtgtttgctgtggcGAATTAAAATTTAGTTGTCATATAAGAACTGATTTTTACTCCATTTAAAACCTAAAATAGTTCCATTCATTCTGTTAaatccagctccagctccagggCAGTGTGCTGCTTTCATCCTGCAAGTCTGACGATAGTGGGTGCCATGTGTGTTTTCGATATCAGCTGGTCAATTATTCTGTTTTGTCTGGAGCTAATCATGTCCTGCCACTGCACATACTGATTGGCTTAATTTCCAGCTCTGGCATATTGTGCAGGAAACCCTGTTGTACAGTAAAGGACCGTGGCCAGGCCAATCTGTATTACCCAAATATTTAATCATGATGCATCCATCAGGATATTAATGCTGTTCATTAGCTGAGCACACACTGCACAGAGCTCACGTTGTCAGAGTTGCTGCCATTTGTATCCACATTTGTTCAATCCCAAATTGGATTGTCATCAGAGACCTCCATAAATCAACCATAATGGAAATGTACATGCTCCCACAGTCCTGGGCTCCTTTTTAATTTGCTAGTGTCACACATCTCAGGAGTCACTCAATGATGGCTGTTCCCACACGGCAAGACATGATCAATTCTGGACAAAACTAGGCCATCTGTTCACTCCACTCGCTGTGAATCCACAATGTAGGCCTTCAATTTATTAACTGTTATTGTTGATTCAGAAATAATTAGGCTCATGTGGGCCAGATATGCCTCTCTTTTAATTTTTGAATTGACATTCATTATCCTTACAGGAATTACTGCCCCCATCAGACAAATAGATGGTAATTTTATCCACTGCAGCTTCTTGATCAATACCAGTGACTCAGTGATTATCTCACCCAGCACTGAGATTTAAGGCTTTCACAAGCTAAATGAATCTTTGTTCCTCTTTGGATTTGTGACGTTTTCTTCTCAGTGGCATTCTGCTGTACATGCTCTAATTATCTCGCTTACTTGCCTGCACATGTATAGtgaaaatgtgacttaattGTTGGGGCCAACTGCAGTCCAACGTCACTTAAGGGAACAAGGGAggttgtgttagtgtgtgtgtgtgtgtgtgtgtgtgtgtgtgtgtgtgtgtgtgtgtgtgtgtgtgtgtgtgtgtgtgtgtgtgtgtgagagtgggCTTGAGGAGAAGTTCTTTCGATGTTAATTGCTGCTAGTCATTAATAAATGTCAAGGATGACCACAGACTATAGATCACAGGTTACTTAGATCCTGAAAACCAATTTTCTTAATCAGCCTGTTATTATAAATGAGCTGCAACATGAATACCATATTGTATTTGAAAGTTAGAGTAATATTGATTATTTCCCATGTGAGATTTGTCTGTACTGAGCCTCTCACTGGTTTGAAGCAAATAGggctcagctgaaaaaaaagacttaatttAACAATATAAGAAACAGGATGCATTGTTGTCAGTTAAATCTGATCAAACCACTCCCACACAGTCCTAATGAAGCAGATTAGCTGAGGGTTTATTAAACTCTTATTAGGTTTATTGTTTTTCTAACCTTAAATATAATATTTGCTTATCCCAGAGGTCTGGACTCGAGTCACTTGATTctgacttgagtcacaaatttgatgactttagactcgacttgacaaaacaaaaattaaaaaaaaaaacatgcaactcCACTaggactttaacaccagtgacgtgtgacttcacttggacttgagcttTTTGACTTTAAAACACCTAATACCTTCCCCAAACAcaaagatttagaaaaaaaagtatgttatttaaaaagtgtgccatgaatcaattaatttccCTTAATTCCCTGAATCAGCTAACAGTAATGCTGCCAGCATGCTGACAAataattccccagatccactttgtttgaaccagaGCTGTAGAACagaactattttattttattttatattcaaGGGCTCTGGCCTGAACCAATccaacagcatccaatcaaaACTGTCTGCACCAAGATGTTTCTCTCGTCGGCAAAAACATTCACAGTAGAGCAAACTCAGCTATTGGTGCAAGTTATGatctgtaattcagcagtaaataatcagctgtgtgtctaactgtggatggtggagctgtaaatggatttgtggagtctgttagttgcagtggtggttgttagcagttagctccgcttGTTAGCCGCTGAACAgcagcggagcaagcagccaccgcCACTGGACTTCACAGCTGATCTCAACAGGActacactcactcactcactcactcactcactcactcactcagtccAGACTGTCTCTGAAAAgtttatgggttgatgctgtttgacaggcaggtaggaagCTCAGTTAtctgagtgtagctgtgctgtaagtaaggCATCTGAacagttttctctgacaaagatgaaatttgagttttaatcaccaactctgtgaaaGGACATGAGTTTAAGTCTttagactaacatgttgcagattaagacaGAATTCAGacttgaattaaattatttttctgcctcttaacagtgagattgataagtcagagtttacaatgaacctggatataaatcctagttgtctcagattagttactTGTGTTGTCAAAGTTTTTTGAGACCATAAatagagatgttgagcttttcaaatgatgatcggTAAGTGTGTGCTCTTAAATCActccttaaacctgtcaaaaactgctgcAGAAATAtaagtttgtaagtgtgtagaaattattttttagttgtagaaaaaatgtctaaatgaaAATTTATACCACCTGTcgccttgattctaatttctgatacatgaattagcctcactggattagtttcaatataagaagaaaaaaaaaatgctgtaaatttttgtcaactaaaactagactatgaagtataaaaatgactaaaaataaaaagcgTTTTCATCACACGACtgagactaaatctaaaatagctgtcagaattaacactgcaaaaaacaaattgcagtaaaatgtgtgtgtcaaaAATTAGAGATACACCTTCCAacaaatttttgttttgtatttactaTACAAACGTGAGTGATATTAATTGTCTCATCttcttttaaatgaaaatcaTTTCCCcttcttgtctttattttcccttcagtggtggtggtgttggctTTTATAATCTGCTGGCTGCCCTACCATATTGGCAGGAACCTCTTCGCCCAAGTGGACGACTACGACACGGCCATGCTGAGTCAGAACTTCAACATGGCCTCCATGGTGCTCTGCTACCTCAGCGCCTCCATCAACCCCGTCGTCTACAACCTCATGTCTCGGAAGTACAGAGCCGCAGCCAAACGCCTCTTCCTGTTGCACCAGCGGCCCGGACAAGCCCACCGCGGCCAGAGACAGCTCTGTGTGACTGACCACATCTCCACCCTGAATGAAAGCCTGACTGGGGTCTGAGGGGCCCCTCTAGAGTGGTGCTTTTACAGGCTTGTTTGACTTCATCACAGAGTGTTTGCAGGCATCTTTAAAGTTGCAGCTGAAGAGAAAACTTGATGAAGATGTGTAGAGGAGGAATGTTTGCTCCATTTTATCATGGAGGTGGAAAGCAGGGCTGAGTGCTCC
Coding sequences within:
- the mlnr gene encoding motilin receptor, with amino-acid sequence MPWTRPQVDLHAAGAEAMDQYNIDDHHFEGSLFPTSTLIPVTVICILIFIIGVTGNTMTILIIQHFKDMKTTTNLYLSSMAVSDLIIFICLPFDLYRLWKYVPWLFGEVVCRFYHYIFEGCTSATILHITALSIERYLAISFPLRSKVMVTRRRVQYIIIALWGFALVSAAPTLFLVGVEYDNDTHPDYSTGQCKHTNYAISSGQLHIMLWVSTTYFFCPMLCLIFLYGSIGCKLWKSKNDLQGPCALARERSHRQTVKILVVVVLAFIICWLPYHIGRNLFAQVDDYDTAMLSQNFNMASMVLCYLSASINPVVYNLMSRKYRAAAKRLFLLHQRPGQAHRGQRQLCVTDHISTLNESLTGV